The following coding sequences are from one Lycium ferocissimum isolate CSIRO_LF1 chromosome 3, AGI_CSIRO_Lferr_CH_V1, whole genome shotgun sequence window:
- the LOC132048814 gene encoding uncharacterized protein LOC132048814: MYRNGVGILVDSELRDHVVKVRRVNDRMMAIKLIVGGFTLNIISAYAPQAGLDEEEKRHFWEDLDEVVGGIPITEKLFIGGDFNGHIGSSSGGYNDEHGGFGFGDRNGGGVALLDFAKAFGLVVANSSFSKREQHLITFRSSTAAMQIDFLLLRKYDKSLCKDYKVFPSENLTTQHKLLVMDLETKKKKKKRRVVDYRQKIRWGSLTSSSSQEMGEKLMDIRAWESRGDASSMWDKTANCIRK; this comes from the coding sequence ATGTATAGGAATGGGGTAGGCATTTTAGTAGATAGTGAGCTAAGGGACCATGTGGTAAAGGTTAGGAGAGTCAATGATCGGATGATGGCGATTAAGTTGATCGTAGGAGGGTTTACattgaacattattagtgccTACGCGCCACAGGCAGGCTTGGACGAGGAAGAGAAGAGGCAtttttgggaggatttggaTGAAGTGGTGGGAGGTATACCGATCACCGAGAAGTTATTCATTGGAGGAGATTTCAATGGACATATTGGGTCATCTTCGGGGGGCTATAACGATGAGCATGGTGGTTTTGGCTTCGGGGACAGAAACGGAGGAGGGGTCGCACTCCTAGATTTTGCAAAAGCTTTTGGATTGGTGGTAGCCAACTCGAGTTTTTCGAAGAGGGAGCAGCACCTAATAACCTTCCGTAGTTCGACGGCTGCGATGCAGATAGACTTTTTGCTCCTTAGAAAATATGATAAAAGTCTTTGTAAAGACTACAAGGTCTTTCCGAGTGAGAACCTTACGACCCAGCATAAGCTCTTAGTGATGGATTTGGAgactaagaagaagaagaagaaaaggagggTCGTGGATTACCGGCAGAAGATCAGGTGGGGAAGTCTGACTTCGTCTAGTTCCCAGGAGATGGGGGAGAAGTTGATGGATATAAGGGCTTGGGAGAGTAGGGGGGACGCGAGCAGTATGTGGGATAAGACGGCCAACTGTATTAGGAAGTAG